CCATTCCCAGCGGCCGATCGACGACCAGCGCCGCGACCGGCCAGCGCGCCAGCTTGTCGCCCGCGCGGTCCTCCCAGAAGGCGCCGTGCGCCGCCGCCAGCCGCGCCCGCACGCCCGGCGCGGGCAGCGTCTCCTCGCCGGCCAGCGGGCCGAAGAGGCGGGCGCAGCGCAGCCGCGCCGCGTCGAAGGCGACGAGGCCGCCGACCTCGGCCGCCCGCGCGCGCCACGCCGCCGCCGCGTCGGGCGACGTCGCCCAGAGCCGCCGGATGTCGAGCCACCAGATCCAGCGTCCGGAGGCCCCGTGGAAGGCCACCGCGTGCAGCGCGAGGTGCGCCGCGACGTCGGCGTCCGCCATGCGCCGAATGCCCGCCGGCAGGCCCGGCGACGCCTCGGACCTCGCCGCCACGTCCGCCTCGTTCCACCGCGCCCGCCACGACGGACCGAGCCGCCAATGGAGGTCGATCAGCAGCCGCGGACAGGGCACGGAGCGAAAGGCCGCCGAGAACCAGCGCCGCCGCTGACGGGCGAACCCGCTCGCGTCGGTCCGGAACCCCGCCTCGGCGAGCGCGGCCAAGGCGTCGTCCAGACGGTCCTCCGCGACGAGCAGGTCGATGTCGTTCGACGGGCGTTCCCCCGGCCCGTAGAGCCGCCGCCCCACGTCGCCGCCCTTGAACGTCAGCGCCGAGACGCCGCGCGCCCGAAACCGCTCGGCCACTTCCTCGAGCGCCCGCGCGGCGAGCGCCTGCTCCCCGATCGCGCGTCGCCAGTCCGAGACCAGTTCCGCCGCGAACGACGGCGCGGACCCGCCGGCGGCGAGGAGCGACCCGGCGAGCGCCGACAGGCGATGGCGGCGGGCCAACGCGACCAGGCGCGCCCCGTCCAAGCCTTCCGCCGACGGCGCGATCCCCTCGGCCGCGAGACGGCGCAGCCAACGCCCTTCCCGACTCTCGCCCGGCCTCATTCCGCTCTCCCGTCCGTCCGATCGATCCGCCGCGCCGGCGAC
This genomic window from bacterium contains:
- a CDS encoding nucleotidyltransferase family protein, whose translation is MRPGESREGRWLRRLAAEGIAPSAEGLDGARLVALARRHRLSALAGSLLAAGGSAPSFAAELVSDWRRAIGEQALAARALEEVAERFRARGVSALTFKGGDVGRRLYGPGERPSNDIDLLVAEDRLDDALAALAEAGFRTDASGFARQRRRWFSAAFRSVPCPRLLIDLHWRLGPSWRARWNEADVAARSEASPGLPAGIRRMADADVAAHLALHAVAFHGASGRWIWWLDIRRLWATSPDAAAAWRARAAEVGGLVAFDAARLRCARLFGPLAGEETLPAPGVRARLAAAHGAFWEDRAGDKLARWPVAALVVDRPLGMVAAIGRALSRPLRG